One segment of Planktothrix sp. FACHB-1365 DNA contains the following:
- a CDS encoding anti-sigma factor, with translation MKHNFEPEPQINSTLQGHLLDPQQFQLLSAYVDGETTVSERRQVQAWLDHDPQIKAVYLQLLQLRSRLQAAPVPASHSSVQQLANRVFQRLNQRTRVIISWGGTAIAALLVMTVSGNLGRVAMVAQSQNLNDSEPLQIALNEPLIPIVNPNAVSISVDQPIIPIPKAAVSTPTD, from the coding sequence ATGAAGCACAATTTTGAGCCAGAACCACAAATTAACTCAACCCTCCAGGGGCATCTACTTGACCCTCAACAGTTTCAATTACTGAGTGCCTACGTTGATGGAGAAACGACGGTTTCAGAACGCCGTCAAGTTCAAGCTTGGCTAGATCATGACCCTCAAATTAAAGCAGTTTATTTACAACTGCTGCAACTTCGTTCTCGCTTACAAGCCGCACCTGTTCCCGCCTCCCATTCCTCGGTGCAACAACTCGCTAACCGTGTTTTCCAACGCCTAAATCAAAGAACTCGTGTTATAATATCTTGGGGGGGAACTGCGATCGCTGCATTATTAGTGATGACGGTTTCTGGCAATTTGGGGCGAGTGGCAATGGTGGCTCAATCTCAAAATTTGAATGATTCAGAACCCTTACAAATAGCCTTGAATGAACCTCTAATTCCCATTGTTAATCCGAATGCAGTTAGTATTAGTGTAGATCAACCGATTATTCCAATTCCGAAAGCTGCTGTTTCTACACCAACTGATTAA
- a CDS encoding gamma-glutamylcyclotransferase, whose product MTNLIHVFVYGTLKPGESNYLRYCQGRVIAQRPAVVQGKLYDLSLGYPGLVAGDGIVQGVILSFSDPNIFIDLDQLEDYQPHRPPEENEYQRQQIPVFDLNHQPLGLVWAYLMDMTKVQVYSGVLIPDGCWKNRD is encoded by the coding sequence ATGACAAATCTCATTCATGTATTTGTATATGGTACGCTCAAACCGGGGGAAAGCAATTATCTGCGCTATTGTCAGGGACGGGTCATCGCCCAGCGTCCTGCTGTAGTTCAGGGAAAACTCTATGATTTATCTTTAGGGTATCCAGGGTTGGTTGCTGGGGATGGCATTGTGCAGGGAGTGATTTTATCTTTTTCAGACCCCAATATTTTTATAGATTTAGATCAATTGGAAGATTATCAACCCCACCGTCCCCCGGAAGAAAATGAATATCAGCGCCAACAAATTCCCGTATTCGATCTCAATCATCAACCCTTGGGCTTAGTTTGGGCTTATCTGATGGACATGACAAAAGTTCAGGTTTATTCAGGGGTTTTGATTCCTGATGGATGTTGGAAAAATCGAGATTAA
- a CDS encoding VOC family protein — protein sequence MLIAVNLIDFSVHTLPLSAFFPEFPLFDGIFSTQGVMVMLLAAYAVAMWMFLTSAPKVHTIMVSDLNVAKDFYEGLLGLSVADVPLHYYYNYEQTLGATGIDPLYLSTPVGSAATKMQGTEGLWYQLMKNTQLHIIGGASYGSKDQERHVCFDRDCLEQILMRVQLRGVKHKIRSERPLNFLVKDLDNRVIEMTEVKS from the coding sequence ATGCTGATAGCCGTTAATTTAATCGATTTTTCAGTTCATACCTTACCGTTAAGTGCGTTTTTCCCGGAATTTCCCCTGTTTGACGGTATTTTTTCCACCCAGGGCGTGATGGTGATGTTGCTGGCTGCTTATGCGGTTGCGATGTGGATGTTTTTAACCAGTGCTCCTAAAGTTCATACCATTATGGTTTCGGATTTGAATGTGGCCAAGGATTTTTATGAAGGTTTATTAGGATTGTCTGTAGCAGATGTTCCTTTGCATTATTACTATAACTATGAACAAACTTTAGGAGCAACGGGAATTGATCCGCTTTATCTGTCTACCCCTGTGGGGAGTGCGGCGACTAAAATGCAGGGGACTGAGGGACTATGGTATCAACTGATGAAAAACACTCAGTTACATATTATTGGGGGTGCGAGTTATGGGTCTAAAGATCAAGAACGTCATGTTTGTTTTGATCGAGATTGTTTAGAACAAATTTTAATGCGGGTACAATTGCGAGGGGTAAAACATAAAATTCGCAGCGAAAGACCGTTAAATTTTTTAGTTAAAGATTTAGATAATCGGGTTATTGAGATGACGGAAGTTAAGAGTTAG